A segment of the Actinomyces sp. oral taxon 171 str. F0337 genome:
GGCCGCCTGGACGCCCACCTGCCCCGGGCCACTCGCGTGCTCATGCTCAAGGCCGACGGCTCGGTCCTCATCCACTCCGACGGCGGCTCCTACAAGCCCCTGAACTGGATGAGCGCCCCGGCCCGCCTGGCCGTCACCGAGCCGGACGAGGAGGCCGCCGCCGACGGCGTGCGCGAGGTCTGGGAGGTCAGCGCCACCAAGACCGACGACCGCCTCGTCATCCGCGTCTTCGAGACCATCTCCGACGTCAGCCACGAGCTGGGCGTGGACCCCGGGCTCACCAAGGACGGCGTCGAGGCCCACCTCCAGGAGCTCCTGGCCGAGCAGATCGAGGTCCTGGGCGCCGGCTACCGCCTGGTGCGCCGCGAGTTCCCCACCGCCATCGGCCCGGTCGACATCATGGCCAAGGACGCCGAGGGCCGCTCCGTGGCCGTGGAGATCAAGCGCGTCGGCGGGATCGACGGCGTCGAACAGCTCACCCGCTACCTCGAGCTCCTCGACCGCGACCCGCTGCTGACCCCCGTCCAGGGCGTCTTCGCCGCCCAGACGATCAAGCCGCAGGCCCGCGTCCTGGCCGAGGACCGCGGCATCCGCTGCGTCACCCTCGACTACGATGCCATGCGCGGCATGGACGACCCGAGCTCCCGCCTGTTCTGAGGAGGCCGCCGTGCCCGCCGCCCGCGCCTCCTCCGCAACGCTGCCGACCGAGGTGAGCCTGGCCCGCATCATCTCCCAGGGCCTCATCCCGGCCACCGCCGCCCCTGACATCGTCGCGGCAGTATCCCGCCAGCTCGCCATCCAGGGCCAGCAGGTCTCCGCCGTCCCGCACGCCCTGCTCGTGCGCACCTCCGAGGCCACCCCGGCCGACGTCGATGCCGCCTTCGCGCGAGGTGACCTGGTTCGCTCCTGGCCCATGCGCGGCACCGTCCACATCACCACTGCCGCCGACCACCACTGGCTGCGGGTAGCCCTCATGCACCGCACGGACGCCTGGGTCCGGCGCAGCGAGGCCGACTACGGCGTCGATACCGCTCTGTGCGAGCGCGCCGCCGAGGTGGCCCTGAGCCTCATCGAGGACCAGGGCGCGCTGACGCGTTCGGTGCTCCTGGCGGCCTGGCAGGAGGCCGGCCTCATGGAGGCCTTCCGCGGTGAGGACGTCTCGGCCTACCGGCGTCGTCACCTCCTGGTGCGTCTCCAGCGTGAGGGGATCCTTGTCCAGGGGCCGCGGGCCGGCAACGAGCACCTCGTCATGGACGCCCGTTCCCTCCCCGACGCCGATTCCGGGCCCGCAGGGGCCGGCGTCGCCCACGGCGGGACCGGTCACCGCGCCGCCTGCGCGCACATCGCCTACCGCTACGCGGCCGGCCACGGTCCGGTCAGCGCCGAGGACCTGGCCCGCTGGACCACACTGCCCAAGACGCAGGCCGCCCGCGCCCTGGAGGACGCCGTCGAGCTGGGGGAGGAGCATGCCTCAGCCGAGGGCGCCGGTGGGCCGGCCGGGGCCCGTGTCCCGCTGGTGCGGGCGGTCGCCGAGGGCGGGGCGCGCGGAGGCTTGCGGGCGCTCGACCCCGGCGAGTCGGCCCCGAAGGCCGGCCTGCTCTACATGCGCGCCGACCTGCCCGACCTCCTGTCCGCCCACCGCGGCGCCGCGCAGGCCACGTACTTCCTGGGCTCCTTCGACGAGCTGCACGTGGGCTACAAGGACCGCTCCTGCCTCACCGATGACGACGGCGAACGCCTCATCTGCCCGGCGAGCAACGGCATGTTCCGTCCGATCCTGGTGGACCGTGGCCGTCTCGTCGCCGTGCGGCCGGTCGGTGAGGGCCTGCTGTGGAAGGGCGGGGCGGCGCCGTCGGCCCGCGTGGAGCGCGACGTCAACCGGGCCGTCACCCGCATGGAGCGGCGCCTGGCCGGGTGACCGAAGCGGAACCGGCTTTTCGCCCGCGCAGTGTGGGGGAGAAGACGCTCCGAAGGAGGTTGTCTGATGTCTGGAGTAGTGACAGAATCCGACTCATGAGCAACGAAGCCATGCAGGTCCGCGCACTTCGGGGTCGCGTCGTCACCCCCGACCACATCATCGACGATGGGGCGGTCGTCCTGTCCGGATCCCACATCGCGTGGGTCGGGACCGCTGACCAGGCCGCCCGGGCCGGCTTCGGAGACGCCGTCGAGCAGGCGCAGACTGCACCCGAGGGCGGTTACCTCCTGCCGGGACTGGTGGACGTCCACTGCCACGGCGGCGGCGGCGAGTCCTTCCCCAACGCCGAGACCGCCGAGCAGGCGATGGTCTCCGTGCTCGAGCACCGCCGCTTCGGCACCACCTCGCTCGTGGCATCCTGCGTGACGGCCGCCCCCGATGTCCTGCGCGCGCGCACCCGGGTGCTGGCAGGGTTGTGCGAGGACGGCGAGCTCGCCGGCATCCACTTCGAGGGGCCCTTCGTCTCGGTCGAGCGCTGCGGCGCCCAGGACCCCACCTACATCATCGACCCCGACGCCGCCCTGACCCGTGAGCTCATCGAGCTTGGCGGCGGGCACGTCGTCACCATGACGATCGCCCCGGAGAAACCCGGCATCACCGGCGACGACGGCGTCAACGCGGCCCTCATCGAGGGCGGGGCGCTGCCCTCCTTCGGGCACACCGACTCCGAGGCCGCCCCCGTGCGCGCCGCCCTGGCCGACGCCGCCGCGCGCATCGCCGAGCGCCTGGAGGCCGGCGAGGCGGTCCGCGCCCCGCGCTCGACCGCCACCCACCTGTTCAACGGCATGCGCCCCATGCACCACCGCACGCCCGGGCCCGTGCCCGAGTTCCTGGCGGCCGCCCAGCGCGGCGAGTGCGTCCTGGAGATGATCGGCGACGGCGTGCACCTCAGCCCCGCCATCGTCCTGGACATGTTCGAGACCCTGGGGCGCGACAACGTCGTCCTGGTCACTGACGCCATGGCGGCGGCCGGTATGGCTGACGGCGACTACGTGCTCGG
Coding sequences within it:
- a CDS encoding DNA glycosylase AlkZ-like family protein, producing the protein MPAARASSATLPTEVSLARIISQGLIPATAAPDIVAAVSRQLAIQGQQVSAVPHALLVRTSEATPADVDAAFARGDLVRSWPMRGTVHITTAADHHWLRVALMHRTDAWVRRSEADYGVDTALCERAAEVALSLIEDQGALTRSVLLAAWQEAGLMEAFRGEDVSAYRRRHLLVRLQREGILVQGPRAGNEHLVMDARSLPDADSGPAGAGVAHGGTGHRAACAHIAYRYAAGHGPVSAEDLARWTTLPKTQAARALEDAVELGEEHASAEGAGGPAGARVPLVRAVAEGGARGGLRALDPGESAPKAGLLYMRADLPDLLSAHRGAAQATYFLGSFDELHVGYKDRSCLTDDDGERLICPASNGMFRPILVDRGRLVAVRPVGEGLLWKGGAAPSARVERDVNRAVTRMERRLAG
- a CDS encoding N-acetylglucosamine-6-phosphate deacetylase, coding for MQVRALRGRVVTPDHIIDDGAVVLSGSHIAWVGTADQAARAGFGDAVEQAQTAPEGGYLLPGLVDVHCHGGGGESFPNAETAEQAMVSVLEHRRFGTTSLVASCVTAAPDVLRARTRVLAGLCEDGELAGIHFEGPFVSVERCGAQDPTYIIDPDAALTRELIELGGGHVVTMTIAPEKPGITGDDGVNAALIEGGALPSFGHTDSEAAPVRAALADAAARIAERLEAGEAVRAPRSTATHLFNGMRPMHHRTPGPVPEFLAAAQRGECVLEMIGDGVHLSPAIVLDMFETLGRDNVVLVTDAMAAAGMADGDYVLGSQSVTVADGVARLTEGGAIAGGTAHLIDVVRTTWQGGVDLVDAVYAASVQGAQILGDSSVGALRAGLWADVVVTDADLRPVNVLRRGEAVEPAA
- the nucS gene encoding endonuclease NucS, encoding MRLVIASCSVDYSGRLDAHLPRATRVLMLKADGSVLIHSDGGSYKPLNWMSAPARLAVTEPDEEAAADGVREVWEVSATKTDDRLVIRVFETISDVSHELGVDPGLTKDGVEAHLQELLAEQIEVLGAGYRLVRREFPTAIGPVDIMAKDAEGRSVAVEIKRVGGIDGVEQLTRYLELLDRDPLLTPVQGVFAAQTIKPQARVLAEDRGIRCVTLDYDAMRGMDDPSSRLF